From Caldicellulosiruptor hydrothermalis 108, a single genomic window includes:
- a CDS encoding OmpA family protein has protein sequence MQDFEDHEKPHDYWMSYSDMMAALILMFILLLMLLIFSYSEILQAKIKEREKLTENLKKTEQKLESIVGIRKKIVEDLIKEFKNSKLSLKIDPQTGAITFSESVLFEYNSYNLTQNGKKFLQQFIPKYIGILLSPQNKDNISQIIIEGHTDNRGDYLYNLELSQKRAFEVVRYILSNQFPDFPQKQLLKKYITSNGRSFSQLIYKNGKVDQDASRRVEFKFRLKEEEMVRQMEQILKGASK, from the coding sequence ATGCAGGATTTTGAAGACCATGAAAAACCTCATGATTATTGGATGTCATACTCAGATATGATGGCTGCCTTGATTTTGATGTTCATCCTGTTACTCATGCTCTTGATATTTTCCTATTCAGAAATACTGCAAGCCAAAATAAAAGAAAGGGAAAAATTAACTGAAAATCTCAAAAAAACAGAACAAAAATTAGAATCAATTGTGGGAATAAGAAAAAAAATTGTAGAGGATTTAATTAAGGAATTCAAAAATTCTAAACTCTCGCTAAAAATAGACCCTCAAACAGGCGCAATTACATTTTCCGAAAGTGTGCTATTTGAATATAACAGCTACAACCTTACACAAAATGGAAAGAAATTCTTGCAGCAGTTCATTCCCAAATATATTGGAATTTTATTATCACCACAAAATAAAGACAATATATCGCAAATTATAATTGAAGGTCACACAGATAACAGAGGTGATTACCTATATAACCTTGAATTATCGCAAAAAAGAGCTTTTGAAGTAGTGAGATACATTCTAAGTAACCAGTTTCCTGATTTTCCCCAGAAACAGTTGCTCAAAAAATACATAACATCAAATGGTCGTTCATTCAGCCAATTGATATATAAAAACGGCAAGGTCGATCAAGATGCTTCAAGACGTGTTGAGTTCAAATTCAGACTCAAAGAGGAAGAAATGGTCAGACAAATGGAACAAATCCTAAAGGGTGCATCAAAATGA
- a CDS encoding MotA/TolQ/ExbB proton channel family protein: MDTSQMIFDIILSLFFSISTDTWCFFIIVVATGLFVVSNFIFTYKVESHKWIKVNFVCKKLKEITNKITVNANNAELSLDDVDKIIDSCNEDIIISLWKKYRENSKFSPEEKIDKHFNKANLIDALTNRRLAEATPGLLTGLGILGTFVGLGKGLSDINIATGEAMKSSIENLMIGLKLAFYTSIVGIFFSLVWTLADRILLTSRVRIIHQFQQVIKDIVGEENKSYIKEIHDLLETQTSLLKTIATDISTELSKVLTDKINNEILPQLFSYNDELYKSIIEPAINNIASVIENFSNVASQTQVEGISKIVDKFVNEMSGALSYKFQELAATIDNICTWQLTLKQSLDDFIKSVIETTQNQVKISTVFTDILNSLTSNLKVIEEVNNKASENLDFIVKVQDTFEKQLEMLSIELEKIKEEYYKLVEKIENTDEEISMKISNFLDSVNKVENTIKDISASLTYISDAITASSQDFMQRVNDGLKTGLNYIDSELENITNYLFRLLSSMHDMVEDLDRSLKNFYDSFNKTLVAIETLSKKN, from the coding sequence ATGGATACTTCACAAATGATATTCGATATAATCTTGAGTTTGTTTTTTTCTATTTCTACTGATACATGGTGCTTTTTTATAATTGTTGTAGCTACTGGGTTGTTTGTTGTTTCAAACTTTATTTTTACATACAAAGTGGAATCACACAAATGGATAAAAGTAAATTTCGTTTGTAAAAAACTAAAGGAAATTACTAACAAGATAACAGTTAATGCAAATAACGCAGAACTATCGTTAGATGACGTTGACAAAATAATAGATTCATGTAACGAGGACATAATAATTTCTCTCTGGAAAAAATATAGAGAAAATTCCAAATTCAGCCCAGAAGAAAAGATTGATAAGCACTTTAACAAAGCAAATTTAATCGATGCTCTTACAAACAGAAGGTTAGCCGAAGCAACACCTGGATTGCTAACAGGTCTTGGTATTTTAGGAACATTTGTTGGACTTGGAAAAGGATTAAGTGATATTAACATTGCAACCGGTGAGGCTATGAAAAGCAGTATAGAAAATCTAATGATTGGTTTGAAACTAGCTTTTTATACATCAATTGTAGGCATATTTTTCTCTCTAGTCTGGACGTTAGCAGATAGAATACTTTTAACCTCACGAGTCAGGATCATACACCAATTTCAGCAGGTAATCAAAGATATAGTCGGAGAAGAAAATAAGAGTTACATAAAAGAAATACATGATTTGTTGGAAACTCAAACATCATTATTGAAAACGATAGCAACTGATATATCAACAGAGCTTTCGAAGGTATTAACAGATAAGATAAACAATGAAATTCTACCTCAGCTTTTTTCTTACAATGATGAACTCTATAAATCAATCATTGAGCCTGCGATAAATAATATTGCAAGCGTGATTGAAAACTTCTCAAACGTGGCGTCTCAAACTCAAGTTGAAGGAATTTCCAAAATTGTTGATAAATTTGTAAATGAGATGTCTGGTGCTTTGAGTTATAAATTTCAAGAACTTGCCGCCACAATTGATAATATTTGCACCTGGCAGCTTACTCTAAAACAGTCTTTAGATGACTTCATAAAGTCTGTCATTGAAACGACACAAAATCAAGTAAAAATCAGCACAGTTTTTACAGATATTCTGAATAGTTTAACTTCGAATCTTAAGGTAATTGAAGAGGTAAACAACAAAGCCTCAGAAAATCTCGATTTTATAGTAAAAGTCCAAGATACTTTTGAAAAGCAACTAGAAATGCTCAGTATAGAATTAGAGAAGATCAAAGAAGAGTATTACAAACTTGTTGAAAAGATTGAAAATACAGATGAAGAAATCAGTATGAAAATATCAAACTTCCTGGACTCTGTAAACAAAGTAGAAAATACAATAAAAGACATAAGCGCCTCATTGACATATATAAGCGACGCAATAACCGCATCATCTCAAGATTTTATGCAAAGAGTAAATGATGGATTAAAAACGGGACTAAATTATATCGATTCGGAATTAGAAAATATTACAAATTATCTGTTTCGCCTATTAAGTTCTATGCATGATATGGTCGAGGATTTAGATAGGTCACTGAAAAACTTCTACGATAGTTTCAACAAGACGTTAGTAGCTATAGAAACACTTTCAAAAAAGAATTAA
- a CDS encoding flagellar protein FlaG, producing MVVDGIGVKTIDISNAVSRIQDSRTRPENIEVSLQEEKGINKEGVNDKFTEKNDKKELDEDTLLKMINQANKAFEAKYTRLEFSIHKETHEIVVKVYDKETNELIREIPPEKILDIIAKLWELAGIFVDERR from the coding sequence ATGGTTGTTGATGGTATTGGAGTCAAAACCATTGATATATCGAATGCAGTATCAAGGATTCAAGACAGCAGAACAAGACCCGAAAATATTGAAGTTAGCTTGCAGGAAGAAAAGGGTATAAATAAAGAAGGAGTTAATGATAAATTTACAGAGAAGAATGACAAAAAGGAACTTGATGAAGATACACTCCTAAAGATGATAAACCAAGCCAACAAAGCATTTGAAGCAAAATACACACGGCTTGAGTTTTCTATTCACAAAGAGACACATGAAATTGTTGTAAAGGTATATGACAAAGAAACAAATGAGCTTATAAGAGAAATACCACCCGAGAAGATTTTGGATATAATTGCAAAGCTTTGGGAGCTTGCAGGCATTTTTGTGGATGAGAGAAGATAG
- the fliD gene encoding flagellar filament capping protein FliD, translated as MNVNSTNSTSYTNPYDMYKYYTRVGGLASGLDTDSIIQGLMSVEKTKYNKLYQQKQLLEWQRQDYMDIASAISSFKDYVFNLKLSSNFVKYKTSGEAVDSGYVSVTGTANALEGNYQIKVEQLATQANAVVNDLTAIKKDDQNKVKLQVELTVGSSTVTKTIELTWNPGDSTSTFGANLAKSINEAFSSDGGLKAYYDSTLNKLIIASQKTGSNVSFTVIDVNNNNAQIASGTGTDAKVYIKDSFNNESLVTSATNTINVYGMSITLNKTTLDVQGSAQYKSFSISKDVDAIVNNIKDFINKYNELVSKIYSKITEKRNRDYLPLTEEQKAQMKDTDIQKWEDVAKKGLLYGDSILSSFLDNMRNYLYKQVPGLPSNLDTISEAGIETYSYFESKEGKIYIKDEAKLRDAIANNFDAFVKLFTSSGDDTKSIDDDGILQRFYSLANDTLKKIYDKAGKPYFTNTYDPNSSIGKQLRSIIDQMNAEQERLQKVEDRYYRQFTQLEQLIAQMNTQSSWLSQQFSGR; from the coding sequence ATGAATGTTAACTCAACTAATTCGACAAGCTATACAAATCCTTATGACATGTATAAATACTACACAAGAGTAGGTGGACTTGCAAGCGGACTTGACACAGATTCAATTATTCAGGGTTTGATGAGTGTTGAGAAGACAAAGTATAATAAGCTGTATCAGCAAAAACAGCTTTTAGAGTGGCAAAGACAGGATTATATGGACATAGCAAGTGCTATATCGAGTTTTAAAGATTATGTTTTTAATCTCAAGCTTTCAAGTAACTTTGTAAAGTATAAGACAAGTGGAGAGGCTGTTGACTCTGGTTATGTTTCTGTTACAGGGACAGCTAACGCACTTGAGGGGAATTATCAAATAAAAGTTGAACAGCTTGCAACCCAAGCAAATGCTGTGGTGAATGATCTTACGGCAATTAAAAAAGATGATCAGAACAAAGTAAAACTTCAAGTTGAACTGACAGTTGGCAGTTCGACTGTCACAAAAACAATAGAGCTTACTTGGAATCCAGGAGATTCTACTTCAACTTTTGGTGCTAATTTGGCAAAATCGATAAATGAGGCATTTAGTAGTGATGGTGGGTTGAAGGCTTATTACGACTCAACATTAAATAAACTTATAATAGCTTCTCAAAAGACAGGCAGCAATGTAAGTTTTACTGTGATAGATGTAAATAACAATAATGCTCAAATAGCAAGTGGAACAGGCACAGATGCAAAGGTTTATATAAAAGATAGTTTTAACAACGAATCACTTGTTACCTCAGCCACTAATACAATAAATGTCTATGGAATGAGCATAACATTGAATAAAACAACATTGGATGTTCAAGGCAGTGCGCAATATAAATCTTTTTCAATTTCAAAAGATGTTGATGCGATTGTAAACAATATCAAAGATTTTATTAATAAATACAACGAGCTTGTCAGCAAAATTTATAGTAAAATAACAGAAAAGCGAAATAGAGACTATTTGCCACTGACAGAAGAACAAAAAGCCCAGATGAAGGACACGGACATTCAAAAATGGGAGGATGTAGCTAAAAAAGGGCTTTTGTATGGTGATTCTATACTTTCAAGTTTTTTGGACAATATGCGAAACTACTTATACAAACAAGTTCCAGGTCTTCCTTCTAACTTAGATACGATATCTGAAGCAGGAATAGAAACATACAGCTATTTTGAAAGCAAAGAAGGAAAAATTTATATCAAAGATGAAGCTAAGCTCAGAGATGCGATAGCAAATAATTTTGATGCATTTGTGAAGCTGTTTACAAGCAGTGGTGACGACACAAAATCTATTGATGATGATGGGATTCTCCAGCGATTTTACAGCCTTGCAAATGATACCCTAAAGAAGATATACGACAAAGCTGGCAAACCATATTTTACAAACACATATGACCCGAATAGTTCTATAGGAAAGCAGCTAAGAAGCATTATTGACCAAATGAATGCTGAGCAAGAGAGACTGCAAAAGGTGGAAGATAGATATTACAGGCAGTTTACTCAGCTTGAGCAGTTAATTGCCCAAATGAATACTCAAAGCTCGTGGTTATCTCAACAGTTTAGTGGCAGGTAA
- the fliS gene encoding flagellar export chaperone FliS — protein MDAAARYQEEMIMTKPPEELTLMLYDGCIRFIKLAMQAIDEKKFDKANENIIKAENIITELMSTLDMQYEISKNLMSLYDFIYRWLIQANLKKDKKYLQEALEIVQDLRNTWAEAIKIARQQKNK, from the coding sequence ATGGACGCAGCAGCAAGATATCAAGAGGAAATGATAATGACAAAACCGCCAGAAGAATTGACGCTTATGCTTTATGATGGGTGTATAAGATTTATAAAACTTGCAATGCAGGCAATTGATGAGAAAAAGTTTGACAAAGCAAATGAGAATATTATCAAGGCAGAGAATATCATCACAGAACTCATGTCAACCCTTGATATGCAATATGAGATATCAAAAAATTTGATGAGCCTATATGATTTTATCTACAGATGGCTTATTCAAGCAAATCTTAAAAAAGATAAGAAATATTTGCAAGAGGCACTTGAAATTGTGCAGGATTTGCGAAACACCTGGGCAGAGGCAATAAAGATTGCAAGACAGCAAAAGAATAAATAA
- a CDS encoding flagellar protein FlgN — protein sequence MYNKLVSLLEEKEKLVDRFLTLTSLQQEYILNDNFDELSKIVDEKGDLIEKINRIDSEFLEEFESIKTQKGIKSFDEITDIDKETGILLKSLTSSILQKLQVIKDIDEKNNILIRAKFDEIKRALKSMRYKKEALKDYSQYKQTQFPSGFDKKE from the coding sequence ATGTATAATAAGCTTGTAAGTCTTCTTGAAGAAAAAGAAAAGCTTGTGGATAGGTTTTTGACTCTCACAAGTTTGCAGCAGGAGTATATTTTAAATGACAACTTTGATGAGCTTTCTAAGATTGTTGATGAAAAAGGAGATTTGATTGAGAAAATAAATAGAATAGACAGTGAGTTTTTAGAGGAGTTTGAAAGCATCAAAACTCAAAAGGGAATAAAAAGTTTTGATGAGATAACAGATATTGACAAAGAAACAGGCATTTTGCTCAAAAGCCTCACATCATCCATTTTACAAAAGCTTCAGGTGATAAAGGACATAGATGAAAAGAATAATATTTTAATTCGAGCAAAATTTGATGAGATAAAAAGGGCTCTAAAAAGCATGAGGTACAAAAAAGAGGCTTTGAAAGACTATTCACAGTACAAACAAACCCAGTTTCCATCCGGCTTTGACAAAAAAGAGTAA
- a CDS encoding DUF2442 domain-containing protein — translation MEYYPEVVQVIPTEDYKVYIYFDDGSIKLFDASTLLEKGEFQRLKDKKFFMERCTVLNGTLAWDVSGNYDETTCLDLDPLVLYETCPEVQEPTWLFEKIENEFRQKSDKEGAF, via the coding sequence ATGGAATACTATCCTGAGGTTGTACAGGTTATTCCTACTGAGGATTACAAGGTGTATATATACTTTGATGATGGTAGCATAAAACTATTTGATGCCTCTACTCTGCTTGAAAAGGGTGAGTTTCAAAGACTCAAAGATAAAAAATTCTTTATGGAAAGATGCACTGTTTTAAATGGAACACTTGCATGGGATGTAAGTGGAAATTACGATGAAACAACCTGCCTTGACTTAGACCCACTTGTTCTGTATGAAACTTGCCCTGAGGTACAAGAGCCTACTTGGCTTTTTGAAAAGATTGAAAATGAATTCAGGCAAAAGAGTGACAAAGAAGGGGCTTTTTAA
- a CDS encoding MFS transporter, producing MSKHFAKQSLSAVFSSIILFIFANAFMGIGGGINDTIFNNYIAANYNISPMARGILEFPRETPGFLIIFLIGFLYFLGDLRVSIIATSLCSFALIGLGFFAPTFLLLIVWTAIYNTGTHLNMVLSSSIGMELSKEEEYGKTLGLIGSVATAASIIGYFIVMVGFKFLNFSFKTAYVIAALMYLFAALFLLPVKLPRKPEHKGFKFVIKKDYWLYYVLSIFFGARKQIFITFAPWVLIKIFKQPVANFALVGIICSFLGIGFRNIIGRLIDRLGEKKILTFDAVVIFLICLGYAATENIKIKWLALAIAYGCYIIDNLMFATSMARSTYIKKIIKHPDDLTPTLSTGTSMDHAVSMSLPMLSGFLWNKFGYEYVFLLAAFFALGNLYFVRKIKVES from the coding sequence GTGTCAAAACATTTTGCCAAACAAAGTTTAAGCGCTGTTTTCTCAAGTATTATACTATTTATATTTGCCAACGCTTTTATGGGAATAGGCGGTGGAATAAACGATACAATATTTAACAACTACATCGCTGCAAACTACAATATCTCTCCAATGGCAAGAGGAATTTTGGAGTTTCCCCGTGAAACTCCTGGTTTTTTGATTATATTCTTAATAGGCTTTTTATATTTCCTCGGTGATTTGAGGGTAAGTATAATTGCAACATCTTTGTGTTCATTTGCTCTGATTGGTCTTGGATTTTTTGCTCCAACTTTTCTGCTATTGATTGTATGGACTGCTATTTACAATACAGGAACACATCTAAACATGGTCTTGAGCTCAAGTATTGGAATGGAGCTTTCTAAAGAAGAGGAATACGGAAAAACTTTAGGTCTTATCGGTTCTGTAGCAACAGCTGCATCTATAATAGGTTATTTTATAGTTATGGTAGGATTTAAATTTCTGAATTTTTCTTTCAAGACAGCATATGTTATTGCTGCTCTGATGTATCTATTTGCAGCATTATTTTTACTGCCTGTTAAACTCCCAAGAAAACCTGAACACAAAGGATTCAAGTTTGTCATCAAAAAAGATTACTGGCTTTATTACGTGCTTTCAATCTTCTTTGGAGCAAGAAAACAAATATTTATCACCTTTGCACCCTGGGTCTTGATTAAGATTTTCAAACAACCTGTTGCAAATTTTGCGCTTGTGGGAATCATTTGTTCATTTTTAGGAATTGGTTTTAGAAATATAATCGGTAGGCTCATTGACAGACTTGGCGAAAAGAAGATACTTACATTTGACGCGGTAGTTATTTTTCTCATATGTCTTGGATATGCTGCAACTGAGAATATAAAAATAAAATGGCTCGCACTTGCCATTGCATATGGGTGTTACATCATTGACAACTTGATGTTTGCAACATCAATGGCAAGGTCAACATACATAAAGAAGATTATAAAGCATCCTGACGACCTAACTCCTACTCTTTCAACAGGCACAAGCATGGACCATGCAGTTTCAATGAGCCTTCCTATGCTATCTGGTTTTCTGTGGAATAAATTCGGGTATGAATATGTGTTCTTACTTGCAGCTTTCTTTGCGCTTGGGAATTTATATTTTGTAAGGAAGATAAAAGTTGAAAGTTAG
- the thpR gene encoding RNA 2',3'-cyclic phosphodiesterase, with protein MRTFIGIDFPKSLKEQIVEVQSFLKSISKKGRWKYIDNFHLTLKFLGEIEYEKVEKIRQALEKNLKDFSRFSLKISSCGYFKGHGNLRVVYLKPDGNLEKLNNIFSLVEDAMAEVGFEREKREYTPHITIAQDVVLNEPFENFQKYVESFSFDEIPVEKVILFLSEEIDRKRVYTPLFEIQLH; from the coding sequence ATGCGAACATTCATTGGTATTGACTTCCCAAAAAGCTTAAAAGAGCAGATTGTTGAAGTGCAAAGCTTTTTAAAGTCAATCAGTAAAAAAGGCAGATGGAAGTACATTGACAACTTTCATTTAACCCTCAAATTCTTGGGTGAGATTGAATATGAAAAGGTAGAAAAAATCAGACAGGCGCTTGAAAAAAATTTAAAAGATTTTTCCCGTTTTTCATTGAAAATCTCATCCTGTGGATATTTTAAAGGGCATGGGAACTTGAGAGTTGTGTATCTAAAGCCAGATGGCAATCTTGAAAAACTCAATAACATTTTTTCTCTTGTTGAGGATGCAATGGCGGAGGTTGGCTTTGAAAGAGAAAAAAGAGAGTACACACCCCATATAACAATTGCCCAGGATGTTGTGTTAAATGAGCCTTTTGAGAATTTTCAAAAGTATGTTGAAAGCTTTTCTTTTGATGAAATTCCTGTTGAAAAGGTCATTCTTTTTTTGAGTGAGGAGATAGATAGAAAAAGAGTCTATACACCCCTATTTGAGATACAGCTACACTGA
- the proB gene encoding glutamate 5-kinase: MRDFGNVKKVVVKVGTSTVTYPTGKLNLSRLEKLARVLSDIKNEGRDVVLVTSGAVASGLGRLGLTKNHKTTQEKQALAAIGQGILMQIYEKLFGEYGVVVAQVLLTKDVVDEEKKMLNVKNTFEYLFKYGAIPIVNENDVVAIEELEFGDNDTLSAYVATIIDADLLIILSDIDGLYSCDPRIDKSAELIKEVFEIDSYIESIAGGAGSVNSTGGMQTKIEAAKIAMQHGIPMVIANGENPTVVKEILEGKEIGTLFVSKNTVSR; this comes from the coding sequence ATGCGAGACTTTGGAAATGTAAAAAAGGTTGTTGTAAAAGTTGGAACAAGCACTGTAACATATCCAACAGGTAAGTTAAATCTTTCACGATTAGAAAAACTTGCAAGAGTTCTTTCTGACATAAAAAATGAAGGAAGGGACGTTGTGCTTGTCACATCTGGTGCTGTTGCATCAGGGTTAGGAAGGCTTGGGCTTACCAAAAATCACAAAACAACCCAGGAAAAACAGGCGCTCGCGGCAATTGGCCAGGGAATTTTAATGCAGATTTACGAAAAGCTTTTTGGTGAATACGGAGTTGTGGTTGCTCAGGTGCTTCTTACAAAGGATGTTGTTGATGAAGAGAAGAAGATGCTAAATGTTAAGAACACATTTGAGTACCTGTTCAAATATGGTGCAATTCCAATTGTGAACGAAAACGACGTTGTTGCAATTGAAGAGCTTGAGTTTGGCGACAACGATACTTTGTCTGCTTATGTTGCGACAATAATTGATGCTGACCTTTTGATTATTCTTTCTGACATAGATGGACTTTACTCATGTGACCCGAGAATTGACAAGAGTGCAGAGCTTATAAAAGAGGTTTTTGAGATTGACTCATATATAGAAAGCATTGCAGGAGGAGCTGGCAGTGTCAACTCAACAGGCGGTATGCAGACCAAAATTGAAGCTGCCAAAATTGCAATGCAACATGGGATTCCTATGGTTATTGCAAACGGTGAAAATCCGACAGTTGTAAAAGAGATTTTAGAGGGCAAGGAGATAGGGACGTTATTTGTTAGTAAAAACACTGTTTCAAGATAA
- a CDS encoding glutamate-5-semialdehyde dehydrogenase: MSDLIEKAKKVKEASKKLMNLSENEKNRALSCISQKILEKMDFILQENQKDMENAVSKGIKGALLDRLKLTEDRIKQICKGIEDVIKLPDPVGEVISMWKRPNGLVIGQKRVPIGAIGIIYEARPNVTVDAAVLCLKAGNSVLLRGGSEAINSNIALVKVMKEGLLEAGIEEGSIEIVEDTSRETAVEMMKLNEYLDLLIPRGGANLIKTVVQNATVPVIETGVGNCHVFVDESADFEMAKAIVVNAKTQRPGVCNAAEKLLVHKNIAEEFLPMIVKELIGKNVEIRGCSLVVEICRKNGIEIKLATEDDWYTEYLDLIMGVKVVNSIDDAIEHINKYGSKHSEAIVTKDYFNAQKFLDYVDAAAVYVNASTRFTDGFEFGFGAEIGISTQKLHARGPMGLKELTTIKYIIYGSGQIRR, from the coding sequence ATGAGCGATTTGATTGAAAAAGCGAAAAAGGTGAAAGAAGCGTCAAAAAAGCTCATGAACCTTTCTGAAAATGAAAAGAACAGGGCACTTTCATGCATATCTCAAAAGATATTAGAGAAGATGGATTTTATTTTGCAGGAAAACCAAAAAGACATGGAAAATGCTGTCTCTAAAGGCATCAAAGGAGCACTTTTAGACAGGTTAAAGCTAACAGAGGACAGAATAAAGCAAATCTGCAAGGGGATTGAGGATGTTATAAAACTTCCTGACCCGGTTGGAGAAGTTATTTCTATGTGGAAGCGTCCCAACGGGCTTGTAATTGGTCAAAAGAGAGTGCCGATTGGTGCAATTGGAATAATCTATGAGGCAAGACCAAATGTTACTGTTGATGCAGCCGTTTTGTGTTTAAAAGCAGGGAACAGTGTCCTTTTGCGAGGAGGATCTGAAGCAATAAACTCAAATATTGCACTTGTAAAGGTAATGAAAGAGGGTTTGCTTGAGGCTGGAATTGAGGAAGGCAGCATAGAGATTGTTGAGGACACATCACGTGAGACTGCTGTTGAAATGATGAAATTAAATGAGTATTTGGACCTTTTGATTCCGCGAGGTGGTGCAAACCTTATAAAAACTGTTGTGCAGAACGCAACAGTTCCTGTGATAGAAACTGGTGTTGGAAACTGTCACGTTTTTGTTGATGAAAGTGCTGATTTTGAGATGGCAAAAGCAATTGTTGTAAATGCAAAAACACAACGGCCAGGTGTTTGTAATGCAGCTGAAAAGCTTTTAGTTCACAAAAATATTGCAGAAGAATTTTTGCCGATGATTGTAAAAGAATTGATAGGAAAAAATGTTGAGATAAGAGGATGCTCTCTGGTAGTTGAAATTTGCAGAAAAAATGGAATTGAAATAAAGTTAGCAACTGAAGATGACTGGTATACAGAATATTTAGATTTGATAATGGGTGTTAAGGTAGTTAACAGCATCGATGATGCAATTGAACATATTAACAAATATGGTTCAAAACATTCAGAAGCTATTGTAACTAAGGACTACTTCAACGCTCAAAAGTTTTTGGACTATGTAGATGCTGCGGCCGTGTATGTGAACGCATCAACAAGGTTCACAGATGGCTTCGAATTTGGGTTTGGAGCAGAGATTGGAATCTCAACTCAAAAACTTCATGCAAGAGGTCCTATGGGATTAAAAGAGCTCACAACTATAAAATATATCATCTATGGCAGCGGACAAATAAGAAGATAG